The Bradyrhizobium sp. WBAH42 genome includes a window with the following:
- the gor gene encoding glutathione-disulfide reductase produces the protein MAEFDVDLFVIGGGSGGVRAARIAAGYGARVTIAEEYRMGGTCVIRGCVPKKLFVIGSHVRQELEDAAGFGWTVPPASFDWPTLIANKDKEIARLEAAYTANVEKSGAQIVKSRAVIEDKHTVRLLENDKKVTAKYILIATGGAPNHGAAIPGIEHVISSNEAFHLKKLPKRIVIQGGGYIALEFAGIFAGFGSDVTVIYRGDNILRGFDEDVRTHVRAEMEKQGITILTGCTVTKVDRHGEDFTTHLSNGSSLASDQVMFAIGRHPNLANLGLENAGVAINPANGGIAVDHFSKSSVDSIYAIGDVTHRFNLTPVAIREGHAFADTVFGKREVQVDHANIPTAVFSQPEVGTVGLTETEARAQFSHVDIYKTTFRPIKATMSGRDTRVLMKLVVDGATDRVLGCHIVGDAAAEITQAVAIAVKMKATKADFDATIALHPTAAEELVTMRTPTARHVRQAAE, from the coding sequence ATGGCTGAATTCGACGTCGACCTCTTCGTCATAGGTGGCGGCTCGGGCGGCGTCCGTGCCGCCCGCATCGCGGCCGGCTACGGCGCCCGCGTCACGATCGCGGAAGAGTACCGCATGGGCGGCACCTGCGTGATCCGCGGCTGCGTGCCGAAGAAGCTGTTCGTGATCGGCTCGCATGTCCGTCAGGAGCTCGAGGACGCCGCCGGCTTCGGCTGGACCGTTCCGCCCGCGAGCTTCGACTGGCCGACGCTGATCGCCAACAAGGACAAGGAGATCGCGCGACTGGAGGCGGCCTACACCGCCAATGTCGAGAAATCAGGCGCGCAGATCGTCAAGAGCCGCGCGGTGATCGAGGACAAGCACACCGTCCGCCTGCTCGAAAACGACAAGAAGGTCACGGCGAAGTACATCCTGATCGCGACCGGCGGCGCGCCCAACCATGGCGCGGCGATCCCCGGCATCGAGCACGTGATCTCCTCCAACGAGGCGTTTCATCTGAAGAAGCTGCCGAAGCGGATCGTGATCCAGGGCGGCGGCTATATCGCGCTGGAATTCGCCGGCATCTTCGCCGGCTTCGGCTCCGACGTCACGGTGATCTATCGCGGCGACAACATTCTGCGCGGCTTCGACGAGGATGTCCGGACCCATGTCCGCGCCGAGATGGAGAAGCAGGGCATCACCATCCTCACCGGCTGCACCGTGACCAAGGTCGACCGTCACGGCGAGGACTTCACCACGCACCTGTCGAACGGCTCGAGCCTCGCCTCCGATCAGGTGATGTTCGCGATCGGCCGCCATCCGAACCTCGCCAATCTCGGCCTGGAGAATGCCGGCGTCGCCATCAATCCGGCGAACGGCGGCATCGCGGTCGACCATTTCTCCAAGAGCTCGGTCGACAGCATCTATGCCATCGGCGACGTCACCCACCGCTTCAACCTGACGCCGGTCGCGATCCGCGAGGGCCATGCCTTCGCCGACACCGTGTTCGGCAAGCGCGAGGTGCAGGTCGATCACGCCAACATTCCGACGGCCGTGTTCTCGCAGCCGGAGGTCGGCACGGTCGGCCTGACGGAAACCGAGGCGCGCGCGCAATTCAGCCACGTCGACATCTACAAGACGACGTTCCGGCCCATCAAGGCGACGATGTCGGGCCGCGACACCCGCGTGCTGATGAAGCTCGTGGTCGACGGCGCGACCGACCGCGTGCTCGGCTGTCACATCGTCGGCGATGCCGCCGCCGAGATCACGCAAGCCGTCGCGATCGCGGTGAAGATGAAGGCGACCAAGGCCGATTTCGATGCGACCATCGCGCTGCATCCGACCGCCGCCGAAGAGCTCGTCACCATGCGCACCCCGACCGCACGGCATGTGCGGCAGGCGGCGGAGTAG
- a CDS encoding DUF2059 domain-containing protein, which yields MKSVLKFLPAAALAAGLAVSAAPAVAQQAGQKAPAAPAQPKASPAAIAAAKEILQIKNAAGMYAGAVPGMVEKTKGALIQQNLNYQKDLNEVAPIVAQQLNGRQNEIGEGMAQIYASEFTEQELKDLVTFYKSPLGKKLIDAEPRAIGQSMAFMNSWAQSFSETVMGAFRAEMRKRGKEI from the coding sequence ATGAAGAGCGTGTTGAAATTCTTGCCGGCTGCGGCTCTCGCTGCGGGATTGGCCGTTTCGGCCGCCCCGGCCGTGGCCCAGCAGGCGGGCCAGAAGGCTCCCGCGGCGCCGGCCCAGCCAAAGGCCTCGCCCGCGGCGATTGCGGCGGCCAAGGAGATCTTGCAGATCAAGAACGCCGCCGGAATGTATGCGGGCGCCGTGCCGGGCATGGTCGAGAAGACCAAGGGTGCGCTGATCCAGCAGAACCTGAATTACCAGAAAGACCTCAACGAGGTGGCCCCGATCGTGGCCCAGCAGCTCAACGGCCGCCAGAACGAGATCGGCGAAGGCATGGCGCAGATCTATGCCAGCGAGTTCACCGAGCAGGAGCTGAAGGACCTCGTCACTTTCTACAAGTCGCCGTTGGGCAAGAAGCTGATCGATGCCGAGCCGCGCGCGATCGGGCAGAGCATGGCGTTCATGAACAGCTGGGCCCAGAGCTTCTCGGAAACCGTGATGGGTGCCTTCCGTGCCGAGATGCGCAAGCGTGGCAAGGAGATCTGA